The following proteins are encoded in a genomic region of Acetobacter oryzoeni:
- a CDS encoding polyprenyl synthetase family protein, with translation MSMTNPTPPSINRASDNGALLKQDMGARARVIEHTIDTLLPLTTGGDARLIEAMRYATLGGGKRLRGYLAIVTASLFGVPESQSARVAASVEMLHAYSLVHDDLPAMDDDDMRRGQPSTHRKFDEATAILAGDALQTKAFEILAASQTHTDANVRIDLISAFAEASGAAGMVGGQMIDMEGEGRALPLEEVRHLHALKTGCLIRYSAESGAILGQASPDLRRRLRSYGANIGAAFQIADDVLDATATAEELGKTAGKDEASGKSTFVALLGIEGAKAEALRVTEEAIADLGPFGAQADRLRDLAYYVIERKN, from the coding sequence ATGTCGATGACAAACCCGACACCCCCCTCTATCAATCGTGCATCAGATAATGGCGCCCTGCTCAAGCAGGATATGGGTGCGCGCGCCCGCGTTATTGAACACACGATTGATACCTTGCTTCCCCTCACAACCGGAGGCGATGCGCGGCTAATTGAAGCCATGCGCTACGCAACACTTGGTGGGGGTAAGCGGTTACGTGGTTATCTTGCCATTGTAACGGCAAGCCTTTTTGGCGTTCCAGAAAGTCAGTCCGCACGCGTTGCTGCGTCTGTTGAAATGCTGCACGCTTACTCACTGGTGCATGATGATCTTCCAGCCATGGACGATGATGACATGCGCCGTGGTCAGCCTTCCACGCACCGCAAATTTGATGAGGCCACAGCCATTCTGGCCGGAGATGCCCTTCAAACCAAAGCATTCGAAATTCTAGCCGCCAGCCAGACCCATACGGATGCAAACGTGCGTATTGATCTGATTTCCGCCTTTGCCGAAGCTTCTGGCGCTGCTGGCATGGTTGGTGGCCAGATGATTGACATGGAAGGCGAAGGCCGCGCACTTCCGCTTGAAGAAGTCCGCCATCTTCACGCATTGAAAACCGGCTGCCTGATCCGTTATTCCGCAGAATCTGGTGCCATTCTGGGTCAGGCATCCCCTGATCTACGCCGCCGTCTGCGCTCCTATGGTGCAAATATTGGCGCAGCCTTCCAGATTGCAGATGATGTGCTGGACGCAACAGCCACGGCCGAAGAACTTGGCAAGACTGCCGGTAAGGATGAAGCCTCAGGCAAGTCCACCTTCGTGGCCCTGCTGGGTATTGAAGGTGCCAAAGCAGAAGCTCTGCGCGTAACAGAAGAAGCCATTGCCGATCTGGGACCCTTTGGCGCACAGGCAGATCGTCTGCGTGATCTGGCCTATTATGTGATCGAACGGAAAAACTGA
- a CDS encoding argininosuccinate synthase — MGPTSARKDVKKVVLAYSGGLDTSVILRWLQNTYGCEVVTFTADLGQGEELEPARKKAEMFGVKEIFVEDLRETFVKDFVFPMFRANTLYEGQYLLGTSIARPLIAQRQIEIAEAVGADAVAHGATGKGNDQVRFELAYYALKPDITVIAPWREWDLTSRTRLLAFAEENQIPIAKDKRGEAPFSVDANLLHSSSEGKVLEDPAVAPEEIVFQRTISPEAAPDKPTEITIDFVSGDPVAINGVAMSPATLLTRLNELGKENGIGRLDMVENRFVGMKSRGIYETPGGTILLTAHRSMESITLDREAMHLKDSLMPRYASILYNGLWFSPERRMLQALIDASQHSVTGRVRLKLYKGNVICVGRESPNSLYDARVVTFEDDEGAYNQQDAQGFIKLNALRLRLGAQIGRKGGAL; from the coding sequence ATGGGCCCGACTTCCGCCCGGAAAGACGTTAAAAAGGTTGTTCTGGCTTACTCTGGTGGCTTGGATACGTCTGTTATCCTTCGCTGGCTCCAGAACACCTATGGTTGCGAGGTTGTTACCTTTACGGCTGATCTGGGCCAAGGGGAAGAACTGGAACCAGCCCGCAAAAAAGCGGAAATGTTTGGCGTAAAAGAAATCTTTGTTGAAGATCTGCGCGAAACATTTGTGAAGGACTTTGTCTTTCCCATGTTCCGGGCCAATACCCTGTACGAAGGCCAGTATCTTCTGGGCACATCCATTGCGCGCCCACTGATTGCACAGCGCCAGATTGAAATTGCAGAAGCAGTTGGCGCAGATGCCGTGGCACATGGCGCAACCGGCAAAGGCAACGATCAGGTTCGTTTTGAGCTGGCATATTATGCCCTTAAGCCAGATATCACGGTTATTGCCCCTTGGCGGGAATGGGATCTGACATCCCGCACGCGTCTGCTGGCTTTTGCTGAAGAAAATCAGATTCCGATTGCCAAAGACAAGCGCGGCGAAGCCCCCTTCTCTGTAGATGCTAACCTGCTGCATTCTTCTTCAGAAGGGAAAGTTCTGGAAGACCCTGCCGTTGCTCCAGAAGAAATTGTGTTTCAGCGCACAATCTCTCCAGAAGCAGCACCAGATAAGCCCACAGAAATCACCATTGATTTTGTAAGCGGTGACCCCGTTGCCATTAACGGCGTGGCTATGTCTCCCGCTACGTTGCTGACACGCCTGAACGAGTTGGGCAAAGAAAACGGTATCGGCCGTTTGGACATGGTGGAAAACCGCTTTGTTGGCATGAAATCCCGCGGGATTTATGAAACACCCGGTGGCACCATCCTGCTGACAGCCCATCGCAGCATGGAATCCATCACGCTGGATCGCGAAGCCATGCATCTTAAAGATAGCCTGATGCCGCGCTACGCTTCCATTCTGTATAATGGCCTCTGGTTCTCCCCAGAACGGCGGATGCTGCAAGCTCTTATTGATGCCTCCCAGCATTCCGTTACTGGGCGTGTTCGCCTCAAACTGTACAAGGGCAATGTTATCTGTGTTGGGCGCGAAAGCCCGAACAGCCTGTATGATGCCCGTGTTGTAACGTTTGAAGACGATGAAGGCGCATACAACCAGCAGGATGCTCAAGGCTTTATCAAGCTGAATGCACTGCGCCTGCGTCTGGGCGCGCAGATCGGGCGTAAAGGTGGTGCCCTATAG
- the dxs gene encoding 1-deoxy-D-xylulose-5-phosphate synthase, with product MTNQPHTSPIPTLGRFPALDRVEYPADLRNLSVEQLKQVADELRAETVDAVSTTGGHLGASLGVVELTVALHAVFDTPDDKVIWDVGHQAYPHKILTGRRDRIRTLRQPGGLSGFTRRAESQYDPFGAAHSSTSISAGLGMAVAHHLRAEEDPSYRERNVIAVIGDGSISAGMAYEAMNNAAVAGPGAERLIVILNDNEMSIAPPVGAMSNYLSRLMSSRKFMGLRELAGKFVKKLPAPVERTARKADEYARGMITGGTLFEELGFYYVGPVDGHDLPQLVSILRNLRDTDNGPIMLHVITEKGHGYQPAEKAGDKYHAVAKFNVVTGEQKKGPAGPPSYTSVFSRELTRRAATDNKIAAITAAMPSGTGLDAFAKAYPDRFFDVGIAEQHAVTFAAGMATEGLRPFCAIYSTFLQRAYDQVMHDVVLQKLPVRFAIDRAGLVGADGATHAGSFDIAYLGCLPGMTIMAPSDELELLHMTATAALFDEGPIALRYPRGSGLGLDLPAEGTPLEIGKGRIIREMGGQSGPEKGGVAILSLGPRLAECLKAADMLAARGLPPTVADARFAKPFDTELVENLARNHAVLITIEEGSEGGFGSLVGHHLARTGLLDNVRFRPLTLPDRFIDHNTQAAQYAEAGLSAPHIVGTALSALGIDFTEQMA from the coding sequence ATGACCAATCAGCCCCACACTTCACCGATTCCGACGTTAGGGCGTTTTCCTGCGCTGGACCGGGTTGAGTATCCGGCGGACCTGCGCAATCTCTCGGTTGAGCAGCTCAAGCAGGTTGCGGATGAACTGCGGGCCGAGACGGTGGACGCGGTTTCCACCACAGGGGGGCACCTTGGGGCTTCCTTGGGTGTTGTGGAGCTGACGGTTGCCCTGCATGCGGTGTTTGATACCCCAGATGACAAGGTGATCTGGGATGTGGGCCACCAGGCCTACCCCCACAAGATTCTGACCGGCCGGCGTGACCGCATTCGCACCCTGCGCCAACCGGGCGGCCTGTCCGGCTTTACCCGCCGCGCAGAAAGCCAATACGATCCGTTTGGCGCGGCCCATTCCTCCACCTCTATCTCCGCCGGACTCGGCATGGCCGTGGCCCACCACCTGCGGGCGGAGGAAGACCCCAGCTACCGCGAACGCAATGTGATTGCCGTGATTGGCGATGGCTCCATTTCCGCCGGCATGGCGTATGAGGCCATGAACAACGCCGCCGTGGCCGGCCCCGGTGCGGAACGGCTGATTGTCATCCTGAACGACAACGAGATGTCCATTGCCCCGCCTGTGGGGGCCATGTCGAACTACCTGTCGCGCCTGATGTCTTCCCGCAAGTTCATGGGGCTGCGCGAACTGGCCGGCAAGTTTGTGAAAAAACTGCCCGCCCCTGTAGAACGCACGGCCCGCAAGGCCGATGAATATGCCCGCGGCATGATTACCGGCGGCACGCTGTTTGAAGAGCTGGGCTTTTACTACGTTGGCCCCGTGGATGGGCATGATCTGCCGCAGCTGGTCTCTATCCTGCGCAACCTGCGCGATACGGATAACGGCCCCATCATGCTGCATGTCATCACGGAAAAAGGCCACGGCTATCAGCCAGCCGAAAAAGCCGGAGACAAGTATCACGCCGTTGCCAAGTTCAACGTGGTCACCGGTGAGCAGAAAAAAGGCCCCGCAGGCCCGCCAAGCTACACCTCCGTGTTCTCCCGCGAGCTCACACGCCGTGCGGCCACCGATAACAAGATTGCCGCCATTACCGCCGCCATGCCTTCTGGCACGGGGCTGGATGCCTTTGCCAAGGCCTACCCGGACCGGTTTTTTGATGTGGGCATTGCCGAGCAGCATGCCGTAACCTTTGCAGCCGGCATGGCCACTGAAGGGCTGCGCCCGTTCTGCGCCATCTATTCCACCTTCCTCCAGCGCGCCTATGACCAGGTGATGCACGATGTGGTGCTGCAAAAGCTGCCCGTGCGTTTTGCCATTGACCGCGCCGGACTGGTGGGCGCCGATGGCGCCACCCATGCAGGTTCCTTCGACATTGCCTATCTGGGCTGCCTGCCGGGCATGACCATCATGGCCCCATCGGATGAGCTGGAACTGCTGCACATGACGGCCACCGCCGCCCTGTTTGATGAAGGCCCGATTGCCCTGCGCTACCCGCGTGGCAGTGGCCTTGGGCTGGACCTGCCCGCAGAAGGCACACCGCTGGAAATTGGCAAAGGCCGCATCATCCGTGAAATGGGTGGGCAGTCCGGGCCGGAAAAAGGTGGCGTGGCCATTCTCTCGCTTGGCCCGCGTCTGGCCGAGTGCCTGAAAGCCGCAGACATGCTGGCCGCCCGTGGCCTGCCGCCCACCGTGGCGGATGCCCGCTTTGCCAAGCCGTTTGATACGGAACTGGTGGAAAATCTGGCCCGCAACCATGCCGTGCTGATTACCATTGAGGAAGGTTCGGAAGGTGGCTTTGGCTCCCTTGTCGGGCACCATCTGGCCCGCACCGGCCTGCTCGATAACGTGCGTTTCCGCCCCCTCACCCTGCCAGACCGCTTCATCGACCATAACACCCAGGCCGCCCAATACGCCGAGGCCGGCCTCTCCGCACCACACATCGTCGGAACCGCTCTAAGCGCGTTGGGCATTGATTTTACGGAACAGATGGCCTGA
- a CDS encoding Ppx/GppA phosphatase family protein, whose amino-acid sequence MDRPPSWTGRSGRFVSSSPPLGGEEDLFAALDLGTNNCRLMVATQTAGGFRVVDSYSRMVRLGEGLHHSGKLHEAAMDRTLEALQTCAERLSRWPVREIRAVATEACRRAENGQAFLQHVHQQTGFDIKIISGREEACLAVESCANLLHNPRFGPPRNRALLFDIGGGSTEIAWVRTDSTRQTEELIGYLSLPVGVITLSEQFGHAYSTDDRAYRKMVEHTRHHLREFENVYRIRPEIRRKQTRLIGTSGTVTTLASLILNLPRYARAAVDGSLLPASSARLAVRTLQKMGADGIARHPCIGPDRAPFVLPGCAIFEAIHDVWPVEDIIVADRGLRDGMVLRMIRGKSGMASRRNRASLSIPPHLRHSMQATGL is encoded by the coding sequence ATGGATCGTCCCCCTTCCTGGACCGGCCGGTCTGGTAGATTTGTGTCGTCCTCTCCGCCCCTTGGTGGAGAGGAAGATCTTTTTGCCGCGCTTGATCTGGGAACAAATAACTGCCGCTTAATGGTTGCAACCCAAACAGCGGGTGGGTTTAGGGTTGTAGATAGTTATAGCCGTATGGTGCGGCTTGGAGAAGGCCTGCATCATAGCGGAAAACTGCATGAAGCAGCCATGGATCGCACCTTGGAGGCGCTACAAACATGCGCAGAACGTTTAAGCAGATGGCCCGTGCGGGAAATTCGCGCCGTGGCAACAGAAGCTTGCCGTCGCGCAGAAAATGGGCAGGCCTTTCTGCAGCACGTCCATCAGCAGACGGGATTTGATATCAAAATCATTTCCGGGCGAGAAGAAGCCTGCCTTGCCGTCGAAAGCTGCGCAAATCTTTTGCACAACCCACGTTTTGGCCCCCCGCGCAATCGTGCTTTATTGTTTGATATTGGTGGCGGCTCAACTGAAATTGCATGGGTACGCACAGATTCAACACGTCAGACAGAAGAGCTGATTGGCTATCTCAGCTTACCGGTCGGTGTCATCACACTTTCCGAGCAGTTTGGTCATGCATACAGCACGGATGACCGGGCTTACAGAAAAATGGTTGAACATACGCGCCATCATCTACGTGAGTTTGAAAACGTCTATCGGATCAGGCCGGAAATCAGACGCAAACAAACACGCCTGATCGGCACCAGCGGTACAGTCACAACACTGGCAAGCCTCATCTTAAATCTGCCGCGCTATGCGCGTGCCGCCGTAGATGGCTCCTTACTGCCTGCATCCAGTGCCAGATTGGCTGTACGCACTTTGCAAAAAATGGGAGCAGATGGCATAGCCCGACACCCTTGTATCGGCCCCGATCGCGCACCTTTTGTGTTACCCGGCTGCGCCATTTTTGAGGCCATTCATGATGTCTGGCCTGTAGAAGACATTATTGTTGCAGACAGAGGGCTGCGCGATGGCATGGTTTTGCGTATGATCCGAGGCAAATCGGGCATGGCTTCTCGTCGCAATCGTGCGTCTTTGTCCATCCCCCCTCACCTTCGCCACTCTATGCAGGCAACAGGCTTATGA
- a CDS encoding ROK family protein: MSDYRLGIDIGGTKIEIVALDAEGQVVLRHRVSNPGTYQGLLSEVKKLVDDAHARTNPYATVGVGIPGAVDAHTRLVKNANATWLNGQPFADDLQDVLGFPVRVENDANCFALSEATDGAAAGCHVVFGVILGSGMGGGIIVDGKPLKGLHDIAGEWGHTPLPWVREDEFPMPKCFCGNSGCLERFLCGPALAEAWKGAGNRSVQGIEDAAASGDQAAQRALDLYVDRLGRACALIVNILDPDAIVLGGGVSNLNCLYERVPNVMKRYVITPECKTKLLKNKHGDSSGVRGAAWLWG, from the coding sequence ATGTCGGACTACCGTCTGGGAATCGATATTGGGGGCACCAAGATCGAAATCGTCGCTCTTGATGCCGAAGGGCAGGTGGTTTTGCGGCATCGCGTTAGCAACCCAGGTACTTATCAGGGGCTGCTGAGTGAAGTGAAAAAACTGGTTGATGATGCGCATGCCCGCACAAACCCATATGCCACTGTTGGGGTGGGTATTCCCGGTGCTGTGGATGCGCATACCCGCCTTGTAAAAAATGCGAACGCGACCTGGCTGAACGGTCAGCCTTTTGCTGATGACTTGCAGGATGTTTTGGGTTTTCCCGTTCGTGTTGAGAATGATGCCAACTGTTTTGCTTTGTCGGAAGCAACCGATGGAGCTGCGGCTGGGTGCCATGTGGTGTTTGGTGTGATTCTTGGTTCAGGCATGGGCGGCGGCATTATTGTTGATGGCAAACCCTTGAAAGGGTTGCATGACATTGCCGGAGAGTGGGGCCACACCCCCTTGCCATGGGTGCGGGAAGATGAATTTCCTATGCCAAAATGTTTTTGTGGCAATTCTGGTTGTCTGGAGCGGTTTTTGTGCGGTCCTGCCTTGGCTGAGGCATGGAAGGGTGCAGGAAACCGCAGTGTGCAGGGTATTGAAGACGCTGCGGCATCTGGTGACCAAGCGGCTCAGCGTGCTTTGGATTTGTATGTAGATAGATTGGGTCGCGCTTGCGCTCTTATTGTGAATATTCTTGATCCGGATGCCATTGTTCTGGGTGGCGGGGTATCAAACCTGAATTGCCTTTATGAACGCGTGCCGAATGTTATGAAGCGATATGTGATTACGCCTGAGTGCAAGACCAAATTGTTGAAAAACAAGCATGGCGATAGCTCAGGCGTAAGAGGGGCAGCTTGGCTGTGGGGGTAA
- a CDS encoding exodeoxyribonuclease VII small subunit, protein MTDRNPRAMSDNIKSLSFEDALSELEKIVRGLEGGQLKLEDAITAYERGAALRQHCEAKLSEAEARVQAIVQRSDGTLNMKPMD, encoded by the coding sequence ATGACGGATAGGAACCCCCGCGCCATGTCGGACAACATCAAATCACTGTCTTTCGAAGATGCGCTTTCCGAGCTGGAAAAAATTGTGCGTGGCTTGGAAGGTGGGCAGCTAAAGTTGGAAGATGCAATAACGGCCTACGAACGCGGGGCCGCCCTACGGCAACATTGTGAGGCCAAGCTTAGCGAGGCTGAGGCCCGCGTGCAGGCGATCGTGCAGCGGTCTGATGGAACGCTGAACATGAAACCTATGGACTGA
- a CDS encoding sulfurtransferase TusA family protein codes for MNETVLDARGLNCPLPVLKANRVLRTMQPGERLRILATDRASITDFQVFCRETGHALIAFTDENSVFCFTVKCRASAPANKPN; via the coding sequence ATGAATGAAACTGTTCTTGACGCACGCGGGCTGAATTGTCCACTTCCTGTGCTCAAGGCCAATCGCGTTCTCCGCACCATGCAACCAGGGGAACGGCTTCGAATATTAGCAACGGACCGCGCTTCCATAACCGACTTTCAGGTATTCTGCCGTGAAACCGGTCATGCTCTTATCGCCTTTACAGATGAAAACAGTGTGTTCTGTTTTACCGTAAAATGTCGCGCCAGCGCGCCCGCAAACAAGCCAAACTAA
- the rlmN gene encoding 23S rRNA (adenine(2503)-C(2))-methyltransferase RlmN has protein sequence MSSRTYTSTSADANSSALTDLNAEERSRILAKAALFSPPSATLSDGRRDLVGLSRDELTDILTEIGEKPFRTKQLWHWIYHQGVTDFSRMSTIAKPLQQKLAERFIIGRPEAATVQTSSDETRKFLFRFRDGQEAETVYIPDRREDRGAVCISSQVGCTLSCTFCHTGTQKLVRNLGAAEIVSQFMAARDSYGEWPSPKGETPRLLSTIVLMGMGEPLYNYENVAKAMKIIMDGEGIGLSRRRITLSTSGVVPLMDRCGDELGINLAVSLHAVRNDLRDEIVPLNRKYPIEEVLAACRRYPAASNARRITFEYIMLRGINDSEADARELVRLISGIPAKVNLIPFNPWPGSDYKPSTREQQNRFAEIVMNAGFASPIRTPRGRDILAACGQLKTASERARASSVPVSE, from the coding sequence ATGTCTTCCCGCACTTATACTTCCACATCAGCTGACGCTAACAGTTCAGCCCTTACCGATCTGAACGCGGAAGAACGTTCACGCATTTTGGCCAAGGCTGCGCTTTTTAGCCCCCCATCCGCCACTCTATCCGATGGACGGAGAGATCTGGTTGGGCTTTCACGCGATGAACTTACGGATATTCTGACAGAAATTGGTGAAAAACCCTTCCGCACCAAACAGCTCTGGCACTGGATTTATCATCAAGGTGTGACCGACTTTTCTCGGATGAGCACTATCGCCAAGCCGCTTCAGCAAAAATTGGCTGAACGCTTTATTATCGGGCGCCCAGAAGCCGCGACTGTGCAAACATCATCGGATGAAACACGTAAATTTCTGTTCCGTTTTCGTGATGGGCAGGAAGCTGAAACTGTTTACATTCCTGATAGGCGGGAAGATCGGGGAGCTGTCTGCATCTCATCGCAAGTTGGGTGCACACTTTCCTGCACCTTTTGCCATACAGGCACGCAAAAGCTGGTGCGTAACCTTGGGGCGGCAGAAATTGTCAGTCAGTTCATGGCTGCGCGAGATTCCTACGGAGAATGGCCCAGCCCCAAAGGCGAAACGCCTCGCCTTCTCTCCACCATCGTACTGATGGGTATGGGGGAGCCACTTTACAATTATGAAAATGTCGCCAAAGCCATGAAAATCATCATGGATGGCGAAGGCATTGGGCTTTCTCGTCGGCGCATCACACTTTCCACCTCTGGCGTTGTGCCTCTCATGGATCGGTGTGGAGATGAACTCGGGATCAATCTGGCGGTTTCCCTGCACGCCGTTCGAAATGATCTGCGCGATGAAATTGTGCCACTCAACAGAAAGTACCCAATTGAGGAAGTGCTGGCGGCCTGCCGGCGCTACCCCGCTGCCAGCAATGCCCGCCGCATTACGTTTGAATACATTATGCTACGCGGCATCAACGATAGTGAAGCCGATGCGCGCGAGCTTGTGCGCCTGATTTCTGGCATTCCAGCAAAAGTAAACCTTATTCCGTTCAATCCGTGGCCGGGGAGCGATTACAAGCCCTCCACGCGGGAGCAGCAAAACCGGTTTGCAGAAATTGTTATGAATGCAGGATTTGCTTCTCCTATTCGTACCCCTCGTGGACGAGATATTCTGGCTGCCTGCGGGCAATTAAAAACGGCAAGTGAACGCGCTCGCGCAAGTTCTGTACCTGTTTCGGAATAA
- a CDS encoding TlyA family RNA methyltransferase: MARRRVDQLLVDRGLVESRTKAQALIMAGLVFSGEKRVAKAGDQVPEDAPLQVRGQEHPWVSRGGCKLAHAIEHFGLSPEGRVCLDVGASTGGFTDVLLTHGAKHVYAVDVGHGQLAWKLRSDPRVTVLEKCNARYLDNTTIPEVPSVVVCDASFIGLRTVLPAALALTSENAWAVALIKPQFEAGRDQIGAKGVVRDPAVHDAVCETIFSWWSALPGWKVLGIEPSPITGPEGNREFLIAAQRT; this comes from the coding sequence ATGGCACGACGTCGTGTTGACCAGCTTCTTGTAGACAGGGGGCTGGTTGAAAGCCGCACAAAAGCACAAGCTCTTATTATGGCTGGGCTTGTGTTTTCTGGTGAAAAACGTGTTGCCAAAGCCGGAGATCAGGTGCCTGAAGATGCACCGCTGCAAGTGCGTGGGCAGGAGCACCCTTGGGTATCCCGCGGCGGCTGCAAGCTGGCTCATGCCATTGAACACTTTGGCCTTTCCCCAGAAGGACGGGTCTGCTTGGATGTTGGCGCTTCAACCGGTGGGTTTACAGATGTGCTCCTTACCCATGGAGCCAAGCATGTTTACGCCGTTGATGTCGGGCACGGGCAATTGGCATGGAAACTGCGGTCTGACCCACGCGTAACTGTGCTAGAAAAGTGCAACGCCCGATATCTGGATAACACAACCATACCAGAAGTCCCTTCTGTGGTTGTATGTGATGCCAGCTTTATCGGCCTACGCACGGTGCTTCCTGCTGCGCTGGCTCTTACCTCAGAAAATGCTTGGGCTGTCGCGTTGATCAAACCCCAATTTGAAGCTGGGCGCGATCAGATCGGAGCCAAAGGCGTTGTGCGGGATCCTGCAGTGCATGACGCTGTTTGCGAAACCATTTTTTCTTGGTGGAGCGCCCTCCCGGGCTGGAAAGTTCTGGGTATTGAACCTAGCCCTATTACTGGGCCAGAAGGGAATAGAGAGTTCCTTATTGCAGCTCAACGCACCTAA
- a CDS encoding c-type cytochrome, with product MLASRFAYRLLCSGMLLFVAACSPKSGSSLYGTNCGICHHGGDGMPGSVPPLVNRIDQIASTPEGRKYLADVLMNGVSGPIKANGAPYSAEMPPFRYLKDEEVAAILTWLSQRGNLKPAPTISAAEIATARADRKSAGKVAGEREELDRTHPIP from the coding sequence ATGCTTGCTTCACGCTTTGCGTATCGCCTTTTATGTAGTGGCATGTTGCTTTTTGTAGCCGCATGTTCTCCTAAAAGCGGCTCCAGCCTTTACGGCACCAATTGCGGCATTTGCCATCATGGTGGTGATGGCATGCCGGGCTCTGTTCCCCCACTTGTCAACCGCATTGATCAGATTGCCAGCACCCCAGAAGGGCGCAAATATCTGGCTGATGTGCTTATGAATGGCGTAAGCGGGCCTATAAAAGCCAATGGTGCGCCCTATAGCGCAGAAATGCCTCCCTTCCGCTACCTTAAAGATGAAGAAGTAGCGGCTATTCTGACTTGGCTTTCACAACGTGGAAACCTAAAACCTGCCCCAACAATAAGCGCGGCAGAGATTGCAACGGCGCGGGCTGACAGAAAATCAGCTGGCAAAGTGGCAGGCGAACGGGAAGAACTGGATCGCACACATCCAATCCCATAA
- a CDS encoding RlmE family RNA methyltransferase, with translation MTENKNRSTGNSTLRVPGRARKSSATPGSRLVQNDSDAPQKMRAQSVSLRTARGRTTAQQRWLSRQLNDPYVQAAHKQGWRSRAAFKLIELDDRFHLIRPGMRVVDLGAAPGGWTQVLVKRGASQVVGVDLLPVEPVAGAEIIEGDFTDPEMDARLISMLGGKADLVVSDMAPNTTGHAPTDHVRIIGLAEEALHFAFDILAEGGGFVAKVFQGGSEKAMLNIMKQAFTQVRHAKPPASRKDSSELYVVATGFRPDRINTQTA, from the coding sequence ATGACTGAAAACAAAAACCGTTCCACCGGCAACTCCACGTTGCGCGTACCTGGCCGTGCCCGCAAGAGCAGCGCAACACCCGGCAGCCGCTTGGTACAAAACGATTCCGATGCTCCGCAAAAAATGCGGGCACAGTCGGTCTCATTACGCACGGCACGAGGGCGCACGACTGCCCAGCAACGCTGGCTCTCTCGGCAATTGAATGATCCTTACGTGCAGGCCGCACACAAACAAGGCTGGCGTTCACGCGCGGCGTTCAAGCTGATTGAACTTGATGATCGTTTCCATCTCATCCGCCCTGGCATGCGTGTTGTAGACCTGGGAGCTGCCCCTGGTGGGTGGACACAGGTTCTGGTCAAACGCGGCGCTTCACAAGTGGTCGGGGTAGATCTTCTGCCCGTAGAACCTGTAGCTGGTGCAGAAATTATTGAAGGCGATTTTACGGACCCAGAAATGGACGCACGCCTTATTTCCATGTTGGGCGGCAAAGCTGATCTGGTTGTGTCTGACATGGCCCCCAACACAACAGGCCATGCCCCCACAGACCACGTGCGGATTATTGGGTTAGCCGAAGAAGCCTTGCATTTTGCCTTTGATATTTTGGCAGAAGGTGGCGGATTTGTTGCCAAGGTGTTTCAGGGCGGTTCTGAAAAAGCCATGCTCAACATCATGAAGCAAGCGTTTACGCAGGTTCGGCACGCCAAACCGCCTGCAAGCCGTAAAGATTCCAGTGAGCTTTACGTCGTAGCAACCGGCTTTCGCCCAGACCGCATCAATACGCAGACCGCATAG
- a CDS encoding FKBP-type peptidyl-prolyl cis-trans isomerase yields MIRRFSLIPCMLAASLAVSLTACGSHKEEQELTPAQQMEKLRSAPGVTVLKDGLAYKVLESGPKDGEQPRPGDGMMLIYEGRLPDGSIFDSSDQHGSGAYMQMPLAGLIQGWMEALPLMHVGDTWMLYVPPELGYGHKSMGIIPSDSPLIFRIQLLGVEHAHNSP; encoded by the coding sequence ATGATCCGTCGCTTTTCTCTTATCCCCTGCATGCTTGCGGCCAGCTTGGCCGTATCTCTTACGGCCTGTGGTTCTCACAAGGAAGAACAGGAACTTACGCCTGCTCAGCAGATGGAAAAGCTGCGCTCAGCACCTGGCGTAACTGTTCTGAAAGATGGCTTGGCCTATAAAGTTCTGGAATCCGGCCCCAAGGATGGTGAGCAGCCTCGCCCCGGTGACGGCATGATGCTTATTTATGAAGGCCGACTGCCAGATGGTTCTATCTTTGATAGTTCTGATCAGCACGGCAGCGGTGCCTATATGCAGATGCCTCTTGCTGGCCTGATTCAAGGCTGGATGGAAGCTCTGCCCTTGATGCATGTTGGTGATACGTGGATGCTGTATGTGCCGCCAGAACTTGGTTATGGGCATAAATCCATGGGTATTATCCCTTCTGACAGCCCGCTCATTTTCCGCATCCAGCTTTTGGGTGTGGAACATGCACATAATTCGCCCTGA